The Paenibacillus beijingensis nucleotide sequence TGCCGCCCCTTGTCCGTCAGTTCATATTCGATACGAACCGGCATTTCGGGATAAACGGTCCGTTTTACAATTTCGCTGATTTCCAGTTCCTTCATCCGGTCGGTCAGCATTTTATCGCTCATTTCCGGAATTTGTTCTTTAATCTCTTTGAAACGTTTCGGTCCGCCAAGCAATACCCGGATAATCAAGCCCGTCCACTTCTTGCCAAGCAGTTCAATGGCAGCTTCATATTTTGGGCACATTTTGGAGTAATCCATCACAGTCACCCCGCTTTTATTAACTCTATTTTAACATACGTAC carries:
- a CDS encoding winged helix-turn-helix transcriptional regulator gives rise to the protein MDYSKMCPKYEAAIELLGKKWTGLIIRVLLGGPKRFKEIKEQIPEMSDKMLTDRMKELEISEIVKRTVYPEMPVRIEYELTDKGRHLQPVIESIQDWGEHWM